Proteins found in one Labrenzia sp. VG12 genomic segment:
- a CDS encoding ribbon-helix-helix domain-containing protein produces MCKLFIEADPALWESTTKSLRIDGMVTSVRLETFFWKVLDEIAARDDMNVVQLITRLHHESIDAGHDLGNFTSFLRVCCGRYLALQLSGDVPTDTRLPIAGLDADDILEAESGRVH; encoded by the coding sequence ATGTGCAAACTCTTCATCGAAGCCGATCCGGCGCTTTGGGAAAGCACGACCAAGTCGCTCCGGATCGACGGCATGGTGACCTCCGTGCGCCTGGAGACCTTTTTCTGGAAAGTGCTCGATGAAATTGCGGCACGCGACGACATGAACGTGGTGCAGCTGATCACCAGGCTGCATCACGAAAGCATCGATGCCGGCCATGATCTCGGCAATTTCACCAGTTTTCTCCGGGTCTGCTGCGGCCGTTACCTGGCCCTTCAGCTTTCCGGCGACGTGCCCACCGACACGCGCCTGCCGATTGCCGGGCTCGATGCGGATGACATTCTGGAGGCGGAAAGCGGTCGGGTGCACTAG
- a CDS encoding DJ-1/PfpI family protein — protein MSATKILMITGDFTEDYETMVPFQTLLAMGHEVDAVCPGKKAGETVATCIHDFEGDQTYTEKRGHNFTLNASFADIDVAAYDALLIPGGRAPEYLRLDASVLAAVKHFMDEGKPVAAICHGAQILTAAKVIEGRTVSAYPACRPEVELAGATYADIAIDGAVTDGNLVTAPAWPAHPAWLSQFNALLKGAAAGSLAA, from the coding sequence ATGAGTGCGACGAAGATCCTGATGATCACAGGGGATTTCACCGAAGACTATGAAACCATGGTGCCGTTTCAGACCTTGCTGGCCATGGGCCATGAAGTCGATGCGGTCTGCCCCGGCAAGAAGGCCGGCGAGACGGTTGCCACCTGCATCCACGATTTCGAAGGTGACCAGACCTATACGGAAAAGCGCGGTCACAACTTCACCCTGAATGCGAGCTTCGCGGACATCGACGTGGCTGCCTATGATGCGCTGCTGATCCCGGGTGGCCGGGCACCGGAATATCTGCGCCTCGATGCGAGTGTTCTTGCCGCCGTCAAACATTTCATGGACGAAGGCAAGCCGGTGGCCGCGATCTGTCACGGCGCCCAGATCCTGACCGCTGCCAAGGTGATTGAAGGCCGGACCGTCTCCGCCTATCCGGCCTGCCGCCCGGAAGTCGAGCTTGCCGGTGCCACCTATGCCGACATCGCCATCGATGGGGCTGTCACCGATGGCAATCTTGTCACGGCACCCGCGTGGCCGGCTCATCCGGCGTGGCTTTCCCAGTTCAACGCGCTGCTGAAGGGCGCAGCGGCCGGGTCGCTGGCGGCGTAG
- a CDS encoding DUF998 domain-containing protein: MAKLNPLILLPLLSFLWLATGVVLASLYYPGYDHLSQFMSELGATGTPHGARVNLLVFAGAEVWVLLFAALAGRSLIGNGVAFAGLLLLAVYALLLLIAAFFPCDFECRPVEPSRSHLIHVSAGMSAYAVGLCGLFLISTGLRRDGRGAVSNRTAGVLVLAGAGLLAGTVLSQGYAGLFQRVLEGLLYLWMIRIGVALSRQATQSPSGRAM, from the coding sequence ATGGCGAAACTCAATCCTCTCATCCTGTTGCCGCTGCTGAGTTTTCTCTGGCTCGCGACTGGCGTTGTCCTGGCGAGCCTTTACTACCCGGGCTACGACCATCTCAGCCAGTTCATGAGCGAGCTCGGAGCAACCGGAACGCCCCATGGTGCCAGGGTCAATCTTCTCGTCTTTGCCGGGGCCGAGGTCTGGGTGCTGCTGTTTGCGGCACTGGCTGGAAGAAGCCTCATTGGAAACGGCGTTGCCTTTGCCGGACTGCTGCTGCTTGCGGTCTATGCGCTCCTGCTATTGATCGCGGCTTTTTTCCCTTGTGATTTCGAGTGCCGGCCGGTGGAGCCGTCCCGATCGCATCTGATCCATGTCAGTGCCGGAATGTCGGCCTATGCCGTGGGGCTCTGCGGTCTCTTCCTGATCTCGACCGGCTTGAGGCGGGACGGGCGCGGTGCAGTGTCAAACCGAACAGCCGGTGTCCTGGTTCTAGCAGGAGCAGGACTGTTGGCCGGCACGGTTCTGTCGCAGGGTTATGCGGGTCTTTTCCAGAGAGTGCTTGAGGGGCTGCTCTACCTCTGGATGATCCGGATCGGGGTCGCATTGTCCCGTCAGGCCACGCAATCTCCGTCGGGTCGGGCGATGTGA
- a CDS encoding class II aldolase/adducin family protein translates to MSVVTDVAFKGAADRQNEEALREDLAAAFRIAVRMGWHESVGNHFSAAVSEDGATFLMNPKWRHFSEVRASDLLRLDAHDDTVMDGPDAPDASAWCIHGTVHRTNPKARVLFHVHPPHATALACLADPSMKPVDLNTARFFGKVAVDLGFGGMADEAEEGRRIAETLGDKPVLVMGNHGVSIAAETVPEAFEHLYFFERAAEILLKAYASGQPLAVMSDNLAAKTAAEWEPYKGMGYEHFDYWKRQLDRTEPDYRD, encoded by the coding sequence ATGAGTGTCGTGACAGACGTTGCCTTCAAAGGGGCTGCCGACCGGCAGAACGAAGAGGCGCTGCGGGAGGATCTTGCGGCAGCGTTCCGGATCGCGGTTCGCATGGGCTGGCATGAATCCGTCGGCAACCACTTTTCGGCCGCCGTATCCGAAGATGGCGCCACCTTTCTGATGAACCCGAAATGGCGGCATTTTTCCGAAGTCCGGGCCAGTGATCTCCTCCGGCTCGACGCCCATGACGACACGGTCATGGACGGGCCAGATGCCCCGGATGCCTCGGCCTGGTGCATTCACGGCACGGTGCACCGGACCAACCCCAAGGCCCGAGTCCTGTTTCACGTCCATCCGCCCCATGCCACCGCACTGGCCTGCCTTGCCGACCCGTCGATGAAACCGGTCGACCTCAACACGGCACGCTTCTTCGGCAAGGTGGCGGTCGATCTCGGATTTGGCGGCATGGCCGACGAGGCGGAGGAGGGGCGCCGCATCGCCGAGACGCTGGGTGACAAACCGGTGCTCGTGATGGGCAATCACGGTGTTTCGATTGCGGCCGAAACCGTCCCGGAAGCCTTCGAACATCTCTATTTCTTTGAGCGGGCAGCGGAAATCCTCCTGAAGGCCTATGCCAGCGGCCAGCCGCTGGCGGTGATGTCCGACAATCTTGCCGCCAAGACCGCCGCGGAGTGGGAGCCCTACAAGGGCATGGGGTATGAACATTTCGACTACTGGAAACGCCAGCTCGACCGGACCGAGCCCGACTACAGGGACTGA
- a CDS encoding TauD/TfdA family dioxygenase, translating into MLGTGDAGVLLREQGLDVPMSDGKTAYFNYYWLRDNCPSSFDPETRERVFDVFDMAEAPRAASAAISGGVLEIHWQGSGHVSRLPVDQLSAYAGGSRRPDKANLPRKAWYGDHYDEIARFAHADLMADRSHIRDWAEAMLTDGVALLTGLPDTDEALTDTAGLIGHVRPSYFGKVFEVKTHIKPTNLAFTSKALPLHTDLPDEDLAPGIQFLHCRANTVAGGNSIFADGLAVAEDFRALYPEEFKLLVETDVPYFCEHDSFDMRARQRVIELDAHGNISGVTISQHHADIFDLPQKDLDRFYPAFCRFGRMMRDDKYLMRFRLNAGECIVFDNHRIVHGRAAYSATSGSRHLRGCYTDRGELRSTYRVLAGERRFK; encoded by the coding sequence ATGCTGGGGACGGGCGACGCGGGTGTGCTGCTGCGCGAGCAGGGGCTTGATGTGCCCATGAGCGACGGCAAGACGGCCTATTTCAACTACTACTGGCTGCGCGACAATTGCCCGAGTTCCTTCGATCCGGAGACCCGGGAACGGGTGTTTGACGTCTTTGACATGGCGGAAGCCCCGAGAGCAGCCTCGGCCGCGATTTCCGGTGGGGTGCTGGAAATCCACTGGCAGGGCTCCGGTCATGTCAGCCGTCTGCCCGTGGACCAGCTGTCCGCCTATGCCGGTGGCTCAAGGCGGCCCGACAAGGCCAACCTGCCGCGCAAAGCCTGGTATGGCGATCACTACGACGAGATCGCACGCTTTGCCCATGCCGACCTGATGGCCGACAGGAGCCATATTCGCGACTGGGCCGAAGCCATGCTGACCGATGGGGTGGCGCTGCTGACCGGTCTGCCGGACACGGACGAGGCGCTGACAGATACGGCCGGTCTGATCGGGCATGTGCGGCCGAGCTATTTCGGCAAGGTGTTCGAGGTGAAGACCCATATCAAGCCGACCAACCTCGCCTTCACTTCCAAGGCGCTGCCGCTGCACACGGATCTGCCGGACGAGGATCTGGCACCTGGCATCCAGTTCCTGCACTGCCGGGCGAACACGGTGGCGGGCGGCAACTCGATCTTCGCCGATGGTCTGGCCGTTGCCGAGGATTTCCGGGCGCTCTATCCCGAGGAATTCAAGCTCCTGGTCGAAACCGATGTGCCCTATTTCTGTGAGCATGACAGCTTCGACATGCGCGCCCGCCAGCGCGTGATCGAACTGGATGCCCATGGCAACATCTCCGGCGTCACCATCAGCCAGCATCACGCGGACATTTTCGACCTGCCACAAAAGGATCTAGACCGGTTCTACCCGGCCTTTTGCCGCTTCGGCCGGATGATGCGCGACGACAAGTACCTGATGCGCTTCCGCCTGAACGCGGGCGAGTGTATCGTCTTCGACAATCACCGCATCGTGCATGGCCGCGCTGCCTATTCGGCCACGAGCGGCAGCCGGCACCTGCGCGGCTGTTATACCGATCGGGGCGAATTGCGCTCCACCTACCGGGTTCTTGCCGGGGAAAGGCGGTTCAAATGA
- a CDS encoding LysR substrate-binding domain-containing protein: MDRLPPLRLLAVFETVQRAGSAKAAAGELNVSLSAVSQSLKQLEAHIGAPLLDRSTRPASLTEAGAILFRAVVENRERLTEALDDIRALADPTGATVTVACTMGFATYWLMPRLEAFYLEHPDVAVNVLTSVQETPRLAPGTDIAMRYGDGRWEDGAVELLFHERVEPVCAPSYVRRLKETGGSLGTAFLIHVETGDRRWISWADYLARTGQKAAGSAKGLRFSNYVQATQAALSGHGVMLGWRAITGDHVANRQLIPAGLPPLTPNNAYHAVLSHRSRNRETSEMLVEWLKEAADSE, encoded by the coding sequence ATGGACCGCTTGCCACCCCTTCGGCTGCTGGCAGTTTTTGAAACCGTCCAGCGCGCCGGCAGCGCCAAGGCCGCGGCCGGCGAACTCAATGTCTCGCTGTCGGCGGTCAGCCAGTCCCTGAAACAGCTGGAGGCCCATATCGGCGCGCCGCTGCTTGACCGCAGCACCCGGCCTGCCAGCCTTACAGAGGCTGGAGCGATCCTGTTCCGGGCCGTTGTCGAAAACCGGGAACGGCTGACCGAGGCCCTGGACGATATCAGGGCCCTTGCCGATCCGACGGGCGCAACGGTGACGGTCGCCTGCACCATGGGGTTTGCCACCTATTGGCTCATGCCCAGGCTGGAGGCCTTTTACCTGGAGCATCCGGATGTGGCAGTGAACGTGCTGACGTCAGTGCAGGAAACACCGCGCCTTGCACCCGGCACGGACATTGCCATGCGCTATGGCGACGGCCGCTGGGAGGACGGCGCCGTCGAATTGCTGTTTCACGAGAGGGTCGAACCGGTCTGCGCCCCCTCTTATGTCCGCCGCCTCAAGGAGACCGGTGGCAGCCTCGGCACGGCTTTTCTGATCCATGTGGAGACCGGTGACCGTCGCTGGATTTCCTGGGCCGACTATCTCGCCCGCACCGGCCAGAAGGCAGCCGGCTCCGCCAAGGGCCTCAGGTTTTCCAACTACGTCCAGGCCACCCAGGCGGCCCTCTCCGGTCATGGTGTCATGCTCGGCTGGCGCGCGATCACCGGCGACCATGTCGCCAATCGCCAGCTCATCCCCGCCGGCCTGCCGCCGCTCACTCCGAACAACGCCTATCACGCGGTGCTGTCGCACAGGAGCCGGAACCGGGAGACATCGGAGATGCTGGTGGAGTGGCTGAAAGAGGCAGCCGATAGCGAATAG
- a CDS encoding bifunctional diguanylate cyclase/phosphodiesterase, which produces MLFAFIAVMLIVGKLVIARAVDDVIEANAERKAGAWASYLAKSVPELQDLIRSGVPSAEQTAVIDKAVQVADVFRFKLFDEEARVVLISDELDRPLEAGAKTDHNGNALTVLTTGNPVIDLQDGRQKDNRPDLYVEAYVPIVSAAGQPIGVVEVYLDQTPVAALFERNYLYLVGALGLVVLASFGVPFVAYVLKMRQQVRTGEKVRLLSSRDQLTGLHNRATFFHKVKDALEAGDLDLGKAAVIFIDLDKFKTINDTFGHKAGDEFLRHVGNAISRSLTPDDLAGRLGGDEFIIISGKRDMPAVERLIEDLREAVSEPVRVDGIALTGHLSIGVHFDPAPGLDLKERMHKADIALYQAKLMGRNTWVRFTPDLEAKIARRQFVEECIVAGFPQNRFEVHYQPLIEQTTLKVVGFEALLRLSDGDGNYIPPAEFVPIAEEAGEIAAIGAWVLEQATRSAVTWPDHLFVSVNLSARQFEEGTLVACVKACLERSGLAPERLELEVTENMLIEQEDKIIHQLNALNTLGVSLAMDDFGTGYSSLGYLWKYKFNKLKVDRSFVSSLTGTDSKSRHVLDTIISLGHRLDMTVTIEGIETEAQVEALNSLSCDHFQGFYYGVPMPAQELAPFISNTIETASRKGGAHKLRLAEKPEGPARDAG; this is translated from the coding sequence ATGTTGTTCGCCTTTATTGCGGTCATGCTCATCGTTGGTAAACTTGTAATAGCCCGCGCCGTTGATGACGTGATCGAAGCCAATGCGGAGCGCAAGGCGGGCGCCTGGGCAAGCTATCTCGCAAAATCGGTTCCGGAGCTGCAGGACCTGATCCGCTCGGGCGTGCCGAGTGCTGAGCAAACCGCTGTCATCGATAAGGCGGTCCAGGTGGCCGATGTCTTTCGCTTCAAGCTCTTCGACGAAGAGGCCCGCGTTGTTCTGATCTCCGACGAACTGGACAGGCCCCTGGAAGCCGGGGCGAAGACCGATCACAACGGTAACGCCCTGACTGTGCTGACAACGGGCAACCCCGTCATCGATTTGCAGGATGGCCGGCAAAAGGACAACAGGCCGGATCTCTATGTCGAAGCCTATGTGCCGATTGTCTCGGCAGCAGGTCAGCCCATCGGCGTGGTCGAGGTCTATCTGGATCAGACCCCGGTCGCGGCCCTGTTCGAACGGAACTATCTCTATCTGGTCGGGGCGCTTGGGCTTGTTGTTCTTGCCAGTTTCGGCGTGCCCTTCGTCGCCTATGTCCTGAAGATGCGGCAGCAGGTCAGAACCGGCGAGAAAGTCCGGCTGCTGTCATCTCGCGACCAGCTAACAGGGCTGCATAACCGGGCAACCTTTTTCCATAAGGTGAAGGACGCGCTCGAAGCCGGCGACCTGGATCTTGGCAAGGCCGCCGTCATCTTCATCGATCTCGACAAGTTCAAGACCATCAATGACACGTTCGGCCACAAGGCGGGGGACGAGTTCCTGCGTCACGTCGGGAATGCGATTTCCCGCAGCCTGACGCCGGATGATCTGGCGGGGCGTCTCGGTGGAGACGAGTTCATCATCATCTCCGGCAAGCGGGACATGCCGGCTGTCGAGCGTCTGATCGAGGATCTGAGAGAAGCGGTGAGCGAACCCGTCCGTGTCGATGGCATTGCATTGACCGGTCATCTGAGCATTGGCGTGCATTTTGACCCGGCTCCCGGGCTCGATCTGAAAGAGCGGATGCACAAGGCGGATATCGCGCTCTATCAGGCGAAATTGATGGGGCGCAACACCTGGGTTCGTTTCACGCCGGATCTGGAGGCAAAGATTGCACGGCGGCAATTTGTCGAGGAATGCATCGTCGCCGGCTTCCCGCAGAACCGGTTCGAAGTTCACTATCAGCCGCTGATCGAGCAGACGACCCTGAAGGTGGTCGGCTTCGAAGCGCTGCTGCGTCTTTCCGATGGCGACGGCAACTACATTCCGCCAGCGGAATTTGTCCCGATTGCCGAAGAGGCCGGCGAAATCGCAGCGATTGGCGCCTGGGTGCTGGAGCAGGCGACGCGGTCCGCGGTCACCTGGCCGGACCACCTGTTTGTCTCCGTCAACCTGTCTGCCCGGCAATTCGAGGAGGGCACTCTTGTCGCGTGCGTGAAGGCCTGTCTGGAACGGTCGGGCCTCGCCCCGGAAAGGCTCGAGCTGGAGGTGACGGAGAACATGCTCATCGAGCAGGAGGACAAGATCATCCACCAGCTCAATGCCCTGAACACGCTGGGGGTCTCCCTGGCGATGGATGATTTTGGAACCGGCTATTCCAGCCTTGGTTATCTCTGGAAGTACAAGTTCAACAAGCTCAAGGTCGACCGGTCCTTCGTCAGCTCCCTGACCGGCACTGACAGCAAGTCGCGCCACGTGCTGGACACCATCATTTCGCTCGGTCACCGCCTCGACATGACCGTCACGATCGAGGGCATCGAGACGGAAGCGCAGGTCGAGGCCCTCAACAGCCTGTCCTGCGATCATTTCCAGGGGTTCTATTACGGCGTTCCAATGCCGGCGCAGGAGCTGGCCCCATTCATCTCGAATACGATTGAAACGGCCAGCCGCAAGGGCGGCGCACACAAGCTGCGTCTTGCCGAAAAGCCGGAAGGCCCAGCCAGGGACGCCGGATAG